AACGGCTGATGACTTGGTTCAAATGATAGCATATTTTTACTACAATGCAAAAAAACCTTCATGCATTAACGATGCAGCTTTATCTCAGCGGTCGTAGTCAACTGAGGTACTGGGACTTTCATTAGAAACTCATAGATCAatgttatcaaaaggtttaaacTTCTATGTGCAGCTCAGATTAAGTTGGCAGAAATAGTCAAAGGGGAAATGGATCATGGATCCCTGTGTAATTGGGGCCAATTGGTCGTTTTGTTCACTGGAAACTGAGTATACAATTCAGAGAGAACCTTGGAAGAATGTCTGGTTGAAACGTCGTGATGGTACTTTCTGATTTATGCCTCCAGCTGCTGATGTAACTTGCAAGTGGAAGGTTAAAGAAAAAGGTTATATTCTAAAAAGAGCTTAAAGTAGCTTATGCTTCTTACTATATAGAAGAGCATAGTTGGAAAGAGAACTCCCAGTTGCCATGATCTTACTCTTATTTTTATTTGCTTGTTTACATGGCATACTAGCCTAATGTCTAAAAAATActttataattaattagaaaAGTTCATGCATCTTCTGCTATCTGCTAGCTACAACTATATTTGAGTTATCTTTTTCGTAGGAGATGTTTGTCACGTTAGGTATGGAACCTTTCCATTAATACTAGCCCAGAGAGATATGATTGGATAATGTATTGGTTCCTTGCTTTATTCCATCCTAAGATAGGAAAGTGCAGATCAGATAAACAAGACAATATGTTCCTTGGATGGGCTAACTATGACTGCTTTTCGTCTGTTAGGTTATATATATTAAGATACTAAAGTGCTTTCTTTTCAAAAGTTTGGGATCACATTATCAGGAATATGCCATGATTAAAGAAATGTTAAATCACTCAACGTCAAACCTAACTAGGAGCATTTGCAGATAATACTACAATTTAACAATACCTGAACTCTGAATAGACTCAACTAACAAACTTTCAGCTAAAATAACCTCTTAAAACTTTTTTATTACTTTCTTAAGTGTGTGTAAAATATTGGATGTCAGCACCCCACAAGTCACAAGTGAATATAATTTTATAAAGAAAGGACTTGAGTTCCAAAAGTGTAGTGCGTTTCTTGCACCCAAGGTGCAGCCTACTGGTTAATTAAGTTAGTGAAAATTATGAGAGATCAAGGTTCAAATAAAAAACACAAGGTGATTTCTTTTCATCTATCTAATTTTCGGTGGGCGAAGTATGTCGATATCTTGATGGGACGTAGCAGATATTCTATAAATAATAAACGAGTTGGCTCGAACACCAACGTTATTaagaagggaaaagggtcaaatatacccctctattttagtttattggctaactttgttctccgttagccaaagtagtcaaatataccccttccaTTACAAGTTGGGGcaaaatatacccctaccgttagcgaagtttcaaaaatacccctcatttTTAACATATTTCCACATAAACAAGTCTAGTCATTGGAATTTGGTGACATGGACGCCACATGGCATTTAGCTTATTCTATGTGGTGCCTACGTggcaatttttttaaaacaatctggaaaattgatttttctaaaaACAAATCTGTTAAAAATGGCTTTTTATAAAACCCActtcttaaaaataaatattctggaaaattggattttttattaaaaaatctggaaaatgattttttttttaaattagttttttagatttttttaaattaatccagattttaaaaaaagttaggacacttttttttttaaaaaaaatactttacagTTTTtcagatataaaaaaaaatcattttccagatgttttaactaaaatatccaattttcgagaatatatttttaaaaaacggattttattaaaacaaaaaagtttcagatttttaataaaagccatttttttcaaatttgtttaaaaaaatcaattttctagattttttttttaaattgccaCATAAGCATcacatagaataagttaaatgtcaTGTAGCGTCCATGTCACCCAATTCTAATGACTAGAATTGCTTATGTgggaatatgttataaatgagaGGTATTTTTGAAATTTTGCTAACGGTAGGGATATATTTGGCTACTTTAGCTAACGAAGGGCAAAATTAgctaataaactaaagtagaggggtatatttgacccttttcccattaAGAATAAGTTTCACGCGCTTCCAAATAATATATTATATGATGGACAAAGAAAACCATTCAATTGAACAATATAACATTTATCAATTTGGGATGATAGGAATATACTACAAAACGATCCAGACATTTGGCAAGCAACTATGAGAGGTTGTCACGACTCGCGAAGGCTTTAATTTCGTCATAACAGAAAAATAACAATTTATAAGGGTCCCATTTTCCAAACTATGTCATTTTCAAATTTCTTCCAACATCCATTATTCATTcttgtccttttcttttatgatgCCTTAGCCATCGTAAAAGGCGTTTGTTACCCTTTTATATATTTGGAAAATATAGGCCTGCAAGTCGCATCAATTTTGTTAAGTGAGAATGAAATTAGTAATTTAGTATCTATTTAGAAAATCAATTGAACATTATTGATTCCACGTGTTGGTCTATTAAGAGCCTTCTTTTACATATACATCAGCAAGAAGTATATTTGTAAATGAATTATGGATGTCCCCATAAGCGCACAAACGAACGTTACTTCCAATTCTCATTTTCCTAACTTGATATCAGACTACGTCTAGATACTTAACCTCGACTATAATTTGCAATTATTTTACCCATCAACAAAAGAAAGCCTTCCAAAAACTTGGGTAAAAATTATCTTTCCCTTTAACTTTGTGAGTTCTCTGATACATATTTTTTTGTCTCAACCTTCTGTCTATTCCCTTTTTATTACTTTAAAAAAGTATTACTTACACGAGCGTTATAGTTTTGAGCTATTGGAGTCAATTTAAATGTCAATATTTGTTGACAATTTgtcaatttcatcaaccaaataGTTTACTGATTAATAGTACCTTCGTCCCATTTTAAGTGTTTTACTCTGATTACTCacaaagtttaaggaataaaaaaagacttttgaatcttgcggGCCTTAATTAAAGATGTGTGCAATGTCATTTGAATCTTGTGAATTTAAACTTACtatgatgtttgaattgtcagctTATTAAATATAGAAGAAACACTCTTTTttacacggactaaaaaggaaagcaagacacttaaattgagacggaaggagtagcTTTTTTTCCAATTAAGTAACAGAATATTAACATCCTAAAGTATATTATCATAAACTCCTCTTTGTTACACTAAAACTTCGTCCAAAGAATTTATGTTAAATTAAATCAAGTTAATTAATTTGGAACGTATTGAAAGTATTTTTCGCACTGCATGATCACGAAATTCACGTGGTCAAGAAACATCAACTTTTATTGACGTGCTTTATTGTATTGGACTTTAATAATACCTTTTTTATTTGCATACTTTATGTGAGTTGACCTATAACAGTTCCACCACTAGGGTAAATCAGTAAATACATATATAGTTTTCATAACGGTTACACTTTCTCGTGACGACAGAGCGATATGTATTAATCAGGGGACCGTTAAGGACCCTTGCTAAATTTTACTGCCAAACCTACCCTTACATCAAACTGGGGTTTTCGTAATTGTCAACTAAGGGAAAAGATTTAGGAAATTGACTTAAGGAAAAGATTCAATTTCCCTTTTTTACGGAAAAATGTGACCGACAAATCCTTTTGAACCATTTTAGCTGAGAGTCCCAAATGGCAAAATCAAACTTGCGACTCTCCAGCAAATTATATAATTTCCTAATTAGTATTCTCATTTTTATATGCTTGTCCTTATCTGCATTTttgtcttgtttttttttttttagccgagTGTCTTTCGAAAACAGTTTcctaccttccaaggtagagtaaggtctgcgtacactttatctTCCCCAGACTCCACATCGTGAAATTCcactggtatgttgttgttgtcgtcctAATTAGTATTCTCACCTTCCCATTCTTTCTCAAGTGTTTGACTGAAATAATTACTTAATTTTTTCCAAGAAAATCTTATGAATTGGATGATGTAAAAATTGAAGAATCTTCAAAGATTATCTTAtctaaaaaggaagaaagagcTTTTCATTAAATAGATGTTCAAATTAAGCAAAGGAATTGGCTTAGAGAGCGGCGTGAGCAACACTAACATTGCAACTTCAACAATAAGTTACTCCCCCGGTCATAATGAGTGTCcacttaattaatttaaaataagTGTGTACTTATATAATTAAGAAGGAACTAATTGTTCTCTTTTGAATGTTCTATTTATATAAgtgagtttttatgtaattaagaAACTATATTGATTAGGTAATACTTATTTAATTAAAGCTAGTTCAGTTaaaatatctattcttctttTATGAGTTAGCATTTTCTTAAGGGATGAACTAAAGATTAAGTGAGCACTTATTTTGAAGCGAAGGAAGTAGAATTTAATATGCTTTTTATTTCAGTTGTTGTTATACATGTATTTTTTATTCATTCAATTATTTAAATACTCAGTGACTCAATATAGTACTTAATTCCAATATATAAGTTTAAAAAGGTCTTCTAATTTTATACCAATAATAATGCAAAATTTGAAAGAAACGGAGGTGTGTTATCAAACCACAAATAACAAATGAAAGAGAAGTCATTGTCAAGGAGAATACTGTCATTTCACCTAGTGATGCATGTCACAAGAGTTCCTCCACCTCATATTTGCACCACCTCACAAGTGTACACACACCCTTTCCCTTGACCTAATAAACCTCATAAACCCCCTCTCTTAGCTCCCCACACACACATTTCACACTCTTCTAGTtctatatctatatacatacacacacaatATATATAGAAAGAGGAAGACAaaaatctagagagagaaacAAGAAAAACAACACACAAAAATAGAAACAATGGCAGCCACTTCAACTTCAACCCAAGAATTCCTAGACGACTTTCGTTGCCCAATTTCACTCGAAATCATGTCCGACCCGGTTATCCTCTCTTCGGGTCACACCTTTGACCGTGCTTCAATCCAACGTTGGGTTGACTCCGGCCACCGTACTTGCCCCATTACTAAACTCCCCATACCCGACCCGGTTACACTGATCCCTAATCACGCCCTTCGTAGTCTCATTTCCAATTATACCCTCGTCTCTTTCCCTAAACCACTATCTTACCCCGACCCACAATCCCTCATCCAAACCCTAATTAATTCTTCTTCCCCAATGGATTCTAAGCTCAACTCGCTGGACCAACTCAGCAAGCTCTCAAAACGTGACTCAGCGATTCGAAGGAAATTAACCGAATCAGGTGCTATTTCAGCTGTGCTGAATTGTGCTCAATTACAGGAAAAAGCGCTTCATTTGTTGCTGAATTTGAGTTTAGATGATGATAATAAAGTCGGGTTAGTTGCTGAAGGAGTGGTGGGGAAAGTAGTTGCAGCGTTAAGGACAGGTGGCGGCGATTCAAGGGCGGTCGCCGCCACGGTTCTAACGAGTTTAGCAGTTGTAGAAGTGAATAAAGCAACAATTGGGGCATACCCAGATGCAATTCTTGGATTGATTTCACTTCTTTGGTGTGGAAATGTTAGAGAGAGAAAAGAAGCAGCTACTGCACTGTATACGCTGTGTTCTTTTCATGATAATCGGGTTCGGGTTGTTGAGAATCAGGCTGTGGAGATATTGATAAGGAATGCGAATTCGGGGTTAGAAAGAGCTGTTGAGGTATTGGGATTGTTAGCGAAATGTAAAGAGGGTCGTCAGGAGATGATTAAATTTGGTGGGTTGTTGGATGTTTTAGTTAAGTTGTTGAAAAATGGGTCATCAAGAGCTGTGCAATATGCTTTGTTGACTATAAGTTTGTTGTGTAATTATAGTGAAAGGATGAGGGTGTTGGTTGTAAGAGAAGGGGTGTTTGAGATTTGTGTTGGATTATTGGAAGATGATAATGAGAAAGTTAGAAGGAATGCTAATAGTTTGATTAATGTTTTGCAAGGAAAAAAATTGAGTCTTTGATTTGGTtaattaaggaaaaaaaaaaaggttgtgaATTTGGAAAGTGTTAATTTTTGATGGATTTATGGAAAGCATTGGAGGGTGAAGAAGGTGAGTTGGGTATTCTCATTTTGTTGAATAGTTTTTCTTTGTACAAAATGATTAGAATTttagggcaaaaaaaaaaatgtgtatctctctctctcttttgtttttatattttgaaaataaagatGAAAAAGAAAATCAATGGTTATTATATTGTTGTCTTTCTCCTTATATTAAACTTTTACTTCTTTTAATGTAAAACTAAAATCCATTCTTCAGGTTAAATGCTTATATAAATTTTATCCCCAGTTTTTCCTTATAGTGAGTAGTCAATATTAGGAATTTGGAAAGTGTTAATTTTTGATGGATTTATGGAAAGCATTGGAGGGTGAAGAAGGTGAGTTGGGTATTCTCATTTTGTTGAATAGTTTTTCTTTGTACAAAATGATTAGAATTttagggcaaaaaaaaaaatgtgtatctctctctctcttttgtttttatattttgaaaataaagatGAAAAAGAAAATCAATGGTTATTATATTGTTGTCTTTCTCCTTATATTAAACTTTTACTTCTTTTAATGTAAAACTAAAATCCATTCTTCAGGTTAAATGCTTATATAAATTTTATCCCCAGTTTTTCCTTATAGTGAGTAGTCAATATTAGGAATGATGAATGAGAGTCTATATAGCTGCTTACAACAGTTTACAAATACAGTAGTGTCCTAGATAGGAGTATAATTAAGCATGATATTGAGAAAGGGGTGATGAATATAGAAAGATTCGCTCTTGCTATTTTTATATGCTGTTATGTGCACTTGCTAAAAGATTTCATTCACTGTACTTTTTGTGCATGGAGGGGGGAAGCACATAGATTGATTTGATCTTGATTTTTGGATTTCCACATTACATGTTAAGACTGTCCCACCTCCACTGCTACTGCATCAAATTTTCATCTAACTGGATGGTACTCTGCTAATGGCTAAATTGTTGCTGTTACTTAGAAGTAAACAAGCCAAAACACTTCTCCAATTATTATTTTTCCTCCTAGCCTCCAATTTTTTTAGAGGAATCCTTTGATGTTTTGTCGGTATAGGTTGTCTTTGTTAACTGTTAAGGAATCATTTTGTATTTCTTTCCCCCCACGTTGGTAGATAGAGTTACTCATACCTCTGCTGATGGGACGTCTATCCCATGAAATTAGTTAATTCTGGATATTAGGAAGGACAATTTCGCTAAAATGTGCCTTAAGGAGCAACTCTTGTGTGCAAAAATTGTAAATTGTCGAATACAGGTAGTTTATGTTCAAGCAACTAATTCTCGCAAGTTTTGTGTGCCGTTGGTATGCAGACGTAATAAAATTTTCCTAAGATAGCCTTTGCAGTGAAATGATGGTATCCTCTTTATGAAGTGTGGCACAAAAGAACTGAATATGGCTGATGAGTGTGAGATTTCCAGAATACGGATTTCTCATAGTATATTCTCTCGGGAGAGCTAAATATCACCATATAATAAATGCACATGTTATActactactattttttttttaattattatttgtgGGGGGAGGGGAGGGGGTTAGTAGTGGAAATATGATTTATGTGATACACATAGAATAATGTGTTGAATGGGACCAAATAGTTTTATGCATTTGAATTACATTCATTATGGATTGGATGAACCTATACAaatctatcttttaaattaaATTTGTTAGGTAAGAATCTTATTTCAGGTTATGAATATAACAAAATAAAGTTGGAAAATCTTAGGTGACCATCCCCACACGCTTAGCATTTAGATTCCTCTACCTGTTGAATTAAATACAGAAGAATTTCAACCCGGATTATAAGGATGA
Above is a genomic segment from Lycium barbarum isolate Lr01 chromosome 12, ASM1917538v2, whole genome shotgun sequence containing:
- the LOC132622902 gene encoding U-box domain-containing protein 8 — translated: MAATSTSTQEFLDDFRCPISLEIMSDPVILSSGHTFDRASIQRWVDSGHRTCPITKLPIPDPVTLIPNHALRSLISNYTLVSFPKPLSYPDPQSLIQTLINSSSPMDSKLNSLDQLSKLSKRDSAIRRKLTESGAISAVLNCAQLQEKALHLLLNLSLDDDNKVGLVAEGVVGKVVAALRTGGGDSRAVAATVLTSLAVVEVNKATIGAYPDAILGLISLLWCGNVRERKEAATALYTLCSFHDNRVRVVENQAVEILIRNANSGLERAVEVLGLLAKCKEGRQEMIKFGGLLDVLVKLLKNGSSRAVQYALLTISLLCNYSERMRVLVVREGVFEICVGLLEDDNEKVRRNANSLINVLQGKKLSL